One window of the Periophthalmus magnuspinnatus isolate fPerMag1 chromosome 6, fPerMag1.2.pri, whole genome shotgun sequence genome contains the following:
- the LOC117372752 gene encoding FERM domain-containing protein 5-like — protein sequence MLSRFKSGSIKNLEREYSCTVRLLDDTEYTCTIQRDAKGQYLFDLICLHLNLLEKDYFGIRYVDPDKQRHWLEFPKSIAKQMKSQPPFTMCLRVKFYPPEPAALREEITRYLIFLQLKRDLYHGRLLCKSSEAASLAAHILQAEIGDYDPGKHPDGYSSKFQFFPKHSEKLERRIAEIHKSELCGQTPETSEKNFLQKAQMLETYGVDPHPCLDLYGNPAFLAFTPFGFVVLQGNKRVHFLKWSEVTKLKFEGKTFHLYAHQNEDRKSILTYFAPTPEACKHLWKCGVEHQAFYKLERSSQVRTVSSSNLFFKGSRFRYSGRVAKEVMEQSAKIKRDPPEIHRPGLVPSRSCPSITHGPRLSSVPRTRRRAVHISIMEGLESLRDSAHSTPVRSVSRGESFIPRSRSHAADGSDGLAVISDQAYSPSDSVPPTPVSEHSMDPSVSRQINGTPCSIKEERESEAGTPTSGEGPGLGEEAAAEQGKSVLSEVEQANKFVLSVLRLLLVTISLLLVLLLLLIILTESDLDISFLRDIRQTPEFQQFHHEYFCPLRRWAACKLRWVGSLLIKDV from the exons ATGTTGAGCCGATTTAAAAGCGGCAGCATCAAGAATCTGGAACGAGAATACAGCTGCACCGTGAGACTGCTGGACGACACCGAGTACACCTGCACCATTCAG CGTGATGCTAAGGGCCAGTACTTGTTTGACTTGATTTGCCTCCACCTCAACCTGTTGGAGAAAGACTACTTTGGCATCAGATACGTGGACCCAGACAAACAGCGG CACTGGTTGGAATTCCCCAAATCAATTGCAAAGCAGATGAAAT CTCAGCCTCCGTTCACCATGTGTCTCAGAGTCAAGTTCTACCCTCCGGAGCCCGCTGCTCTCAGAGAGGAGATCACCCG aTATCTCATCTTCCTCCAGCTCAAGAGAGACCTGTACCACGGCCGACTGCTGTGTAAAAGCTCGGAGGCTGCCTCGTTAGCTGCCCACATCCTTCAGG CTGAAATAGGGGATTACGACCCTGGGAAACATCCTGATGGCTATAGCTCCAAATTCCAGTTCTTCCCCAAACACTCGGAGAAACTGGAGCGGCGCATCGCGGAGATCCACAAAAGTGAACTCTG TGGTCAGACGCCTGAAACATCAGAGAAAAACTTTCTTCAGAAAGCCCAGATGTTGGAGACCTATGGTGTGGATCCACACCCCTGTCTG GACCTTTATGGAAACCCGGCCTTCCTCGCCTTCACTCCGTTTGGCTTTGTGGTTCTTCAGGGAAATAAGAGAGTTCATTTTCTGAAGTG GAGCGAGGTGACAAAGCTGAAGTTTGAAGGGAAGACGTTCCACTTATACGCTCATCAGAATGAG GACAGAAAGAGCATATTGACATACTTCGCCCCCACTCCAGAGGCCTGTAAACATCTGTGGAAGTGTGGAGTGGAGCACCAGGCCTTCTACAA GCTGGAGAGGTCCAGTCAGGTCCGAACTGTGTCCAGTAGCAATCTGTTTTTCAAAGGAAGCCGTTTTCGCTACAG TGGAAGAGTGGCTAAAGAGGTGATGGAGCAGAGTGCCAAAATAAAGCGTGATCCTCCAGAAATACACAG ACCTGGCTTAGTGCCAAGTAGAAGTTGCCCTTCCATCACACATGGCCCTCGACTCAGCAGTGTGCCTCGTACAAGAAGGAGGGCTGTGCACATATCCATTATGGAGG GTCTAGAGTCATTGCGGGACAGTGCCCACTCCACTCCGGTGCGTTCAGTGTCCCGTGGAGAGTCGTTCATCCCACGTTCTCGAAGCCATGCAGCTGACGGCAGTGATGGGCTGGCTGTTATTTCAGACCAGGCCTACAGCCCTTCAGATAGCGTCCCACCCACCCCCGTGTCCGAACACAGCATGGACCCTTCTGTTTCTCGCCAGATTAATGGAACCCCCTGCAGCATTAAGGAGGAGCGGGAGTCTGAGGCTGGGACCCCTACCAGTGGGGAGGGTCCTGGGCTGGGTGAAGAGGCAGCAGCTGAACAGGGGAAGTCTGTTCTCAGTGAAGTGGAACAGGCCAATAAGTTTGTACTCAGTGTCTTGCGCCTCCTGCTGGTCACCATCAGCCTGCTGCTCGTCttgctgctcctcctcatcatcctcacagaatcagacctggacattAGTTTTCTTCGGGACATTCGGCAAACCCCTGAATTCCAACAATTCCATCACGAGTACTTTTGTCCCCTGCGACGCTGGGCGGCCTGTAAGCTGCGCTGGGTGGGCTCTCTGCTCATTAAGGACGTGTGA